The Camelus bactrianus isolate YW-2024 breed Bactrian camel chromosome 12, ASM4877302v1, whole genome shotgun sequence genome includes a window with the following:
- the LOC141579329 gene encoding uncharacterized protein LOC141579329, whose protein sequence is MSSGSGKHHRYNEDSGGPGGDGNGRRRRHRKSGWAGRRRDPGGRGRLRAARRCVSSGFLPCDFWWGGSPSVWLPSWSQGGVQKLSARFLRPQPWREGNPGSNIPGWIPPGQPLLPDTGLWPEGWKVLTARHRPPALRLRLRAASPGNSALQQWAPEGRSAARVRRQNGEPSRPPGTAGNPAWLCWVEKVALGGCEANQGLEGVPSEGVRPPGLTLLRRLEGWRSHSSARRGLRGGVPCAPEATAHRSKDGRWACQTPASGFAPCRAWPAPAPGVTAGGGGRPRPCPAASRPASLGLFLHGSPQDQFCKTRRPSEAHTCPPAPATAPPRSSPSSGRVARPRTPRAGPLLPGLAGCTSRDGRDAHGRGVSSVRRLGS, encoded by the exons ATGTCCTCCGGGAGCGGGAAGCACCATCGATACAACGAAGACAGCGGT GGACCAGGGGGTGATGGGAACGGCCGGAGAAGGCGGCACAGGAAGTCGGGCTGGGCCGGGCGGCGCAGGGACCCGGGCGGGCGTGGCCGCCTGCGGGCGGCTCGGCG ATGTGTTTCTTCGGGATTTCTTCCCTGTGACTTCTGGTGGGGGGGTTCACCCTCAGTCTGGCTTCCTTCTTGGTCACAAGGTGGCGTCCAGAAGCTCTCAGCCCGGTTTCTGCGTCCTCAGCCCTGGAGAGAGGGGAATCCAGGCTCCAACATCCCCGGTTGGATCCCCCCGGGACAGCCACTCTTACCTGACACAGGCCTGTGGCCAGAAGGGTGGAAGGTCCTCACCGCCCGGCACAGACCACCGGCCCTCCGCCTGAGGCTGCGAGCTGCTTCTCCGGGAAACTCGGCTCTTCAGCAGTGGGCGCCAGAAGGGAGGAGCGCAGCCCGGGTCAGGAGGCAGAACGGTGAGCCGTCCAGGCCGCCCGGAACCGCGGGAAACCCAGCCTGGCTCTGCTGGGTGGAGAAGGTAGCGCTGGGGGGCTGTGAAGCAAACCAAGGACTGGAGGGTGTCCCCAGCGAGGGCGTGCGGCCTCCCGGGCTGACTCTGCTCCGCCGGCTCGAGGGGTGGCGCTCCCACAGCTCCGCCCGCCGCGGGCTCCGTGGAGGAGTCCCGTGCGCCCCTGAAGCTACTGCGCACCGGAGCAAGGATGGGCGCTGGGCTTGCCAGACGCCGGCGAGCGGGTTCGCACCCTGCAGAGCCTGGCCTGCGCCCGCGCCCGGGGTgacagcgggggggggggggaggcccCGCCCTTGCCCTGCAGCTTCCCGCCCCGCCTCCCTAGGGCTCTTCTTGCACGGTTCCCCTCAAGACCAGTTTTGCAAGACGCGTAGGCCGTCTGAAGCCCACACCTGCCCGCCGGCGCCAGCCACTGCCCCGCCACGCTCATCGCCCAGCTCTGGAAGGGTGGCGCGCCCTCGGACGCCGCGCGCCGGGCCTCTCCTCCCGGGCCTCGCAGGCTGCACCTCGCGTGACGGTCGGGACGCCCACGGACGCGGCGTGTCCTCAGTTCGCAGGTTAGGAAGCTGA